The following are encoded in a window of Halorarum salinum genomic DNA:
- a CDS encoding MBL fold metallo-hydrolase, giving the protein MERIRLHNTVFEGMNDVYLLDGEETVLVDSGVALPEVRADLEDGLSEHGVALADVDRLFLTHWHHDHAGLAGEIQAASGATVHVHEADAPLVSGGEDVLAANREQQREAFEAWAIPDGPREELAATLDGQSDVLGEPVDVTPFSDADAFAVNGRTLEAVHLPGHAAGLTAFADGDAGEAFVGDVILPKYTPNVGGADVRVDGALGLYVDSLVEVIERDWDVVWPGHRDRIDDPAGRAATILRHHRDRTRNVVGVLERRGASTPWKVSADLFGSLSGVHILHGPGEAYAHLDHLAGAGVVERDGREYRLVESDPDVDALFPDVGIERVVEFEASGTQH; this is encoded by the coding sequence ATGGAGCGAATCCGGCTACACAACACCGTCTTCGAGGGGATGAACGACGTCTACCTCCTCGACGGCGAGGAGACGGTCCTCGTGGATTCGGGCGTCGCCCTCCCCGAGGTGCGCGCCGACCTCGAGGACGGCCTCTCCGAGCACGGCGTCGCGCTCGCGGACGTCGACAGGCTGTTTCTCACGCACTGGCACCACGACCACGCGGGACTCGCGGGCGAGATCCAGGCGGCGTCCGGCGCGACCGTCCACGTCCACGAGGCCGACGCCCCGCTCGTCTCGGGCGGGGAGGACGTCCTGGCGGCGAACCGCGAGCAGCAGCGGGAGGCGTTCGAGGCGTGGGCCATCCCGGACGGCCCGCGGGAGGAACTGGCAGCCACTCTGGACGGCCAGTCCGACGTCCTGGGCGAACCCGTGGACGTCACCCCGTTCTCCGACGCCGACGCGTTCGCCGTGAACGGGCGGACGCTCGAGGCGGTCCATCTCCCCGGCCACGCCGCCGGCCTCACGGCGTTCGCCGACGGGGACGCCGGCGAGGCGTTCGTGGGCGACGTCATCCTCCCGAAGTACACGCCGAACGTCGGCGGGGCCGACGTCCGCGTCGACGGCGCGCTCGGCCTGTACGTCGACAGCCTCGTCGAGGTGATCGAGCGGGACTGGGACGTCGTCTGGCCGGGCCACCGCGACCGCATCGACGACCCGGCGGGTCGCGCGGCGACCATCCTCCGACACCACCGCGACCGGACGCGGAACGTCGTCGGCGTCCTCGAACGCCGGGGGGCGAGCACGCCCTGGAAGGTGAGCGCGGACCTGTTCGGATCGCTCTCGGGCGTCCACATCCTGCACGGTCCGGGAGAGGCGTACGCCCACCTGGACCACCTCGCGGGGGCCGGGGTCGTCGAGCGCGACGGGCGCGAGTACCGACTCGTCGAGTCGGACCCGGACGTGGACGCGCTGTTCCCGGACGTGGGCATCGAGCGCGTCGTCGAGTTCGAGGCGTCGGGAACACAACACTAA
- a CDS encoding type II secretion system F family protein → MVGVAVVLPLVFVALVSAPVALARFSPRVDLSLTRVSLALFGTYVADESPRKREQLERLRAAHAGVTHRAYASKTLLYAGIAGVAGSVLGVYGMALLLAALSVGGDALRGALPAALSFLADLTRVDELGMVDLFPLLLVSAATVGAGSALATYALRWTRLDHRADVRAGRIEATLPRTVAFVYALSRSGMSFPAVLDTLAENEAAYGEAARELGVAVRDMNDFGTDVLTAMERMARRTPSTNMAEFGENLSSVLGSGRNLSEFLEGQYERYQDEAESRQERYLELLSTFAEAYVTVLVAGPLFLVTILVVVGLVLQDTTDLLRAIVYGGLPVASAAFVLYVGSITRDASGGRRSDADPDPRRLLAANVRATGDGEAAGAADAADAETTRADGGAAGRDANGTDGWTANRERLAAYDRFDRLLGLLRRPGETLLDRPATTALLTVPVGLWWVWFRAEPIPLSPLSALRALDSPAVEATLFVLVGFGLAYELDKRRTRAIERAVPDFLDRMASVNEAGLTVVGSVRRLTRTDLGALTPELRRTWRDVQWGADVSTALERMEGRVNSPAVSRAVALVTNAIEASDDVAPVLEIAADETRATQRLRRERRQVMVTYLLVIYVSFAVFLGIVAALSVSFVPAIENAGLSGSTGGVPGTSMGVFGGIEDVPTGAYVLLFYHAAVVQAICSGLVAGQLGEGRPADGVKHACVMLLAAYVTFAVIGP, encoded by the coding sequence ATGGTCGGTGTCGCCGTCGTCCTGCCGCTCGTGTTCGTCGCCCTCGTCTCCGCCCCCGTGGCGCTGGCCCGGTTCAGCCCGCGCGTCGACCTGTCGCTGACGAGGGTATCGCTCGCGCTCTTCGGGACGTACGTCGCCGACGAGAGCCCCCGGAAGCGCGAGCAACTGGAGCGGCTCCGTGCGGCTCACGCCGGCGTCACGCACCGGGCGTACGCGTCGAAGACGCTGCTGTACGCGGGCATCGCGGGCGTCGCAGGGAGCGTCCTCGGCGTCTACGGGATGGCGCTCCTGCTCGCCGCGCTCAGCGTCGGCGGCGACGCGCTCCGTGGCGCGCTTCCCGCGGCGCTGTCGTTCCTGGCGGACCTCACGCGGGTCGACGAACTCGGGATGGTCGACCTGTTCCCGCTGCTGCTGGTCTCGGCGGCGACGGTCGGCGCCGGGTCGGCGCTCGCGACCTACGCCCTCCGCTGGACCCGGCTCGACCATCGGGCGGACGTCAGGGCCGGGCGGATCGAGGCGACGCTCCCCCGGACGGTGGCGTTCGTCTACGCGCTCTCCAGGTCAGGCATGTCGTTCCCGGCCGTGCTCGACACCCTGGCCGAGAACGAGGCGGCCTACGGCGAGGCGGCGAGGGAACTCGGCGTCGCCGTGCGGGACATGAACGACTTCGGGACGGACGTGCTCACCGCGATGGAACGGATGGCGCGGCGGACCCCGTCGACGAACATGGCCGAGTTCGGCGAGAACCTCTCGTCGGTGCTCGGGAGCGGTCGGAACCTCTCCGAGTTCCTCGAGGGCCAGTACGAGCGCTACCAGGACGAGGCGGAGTCCCGGCAGGAACGGTATCTCGAACTGCTCTCGACGTTCGCGGAGGCGTACGTCACGGTGCTGGTCGCCGGCCCGCTGTTTCTCGTCACCATCCTCGTCGTCGTCGGCCTCGTCCTCCAGGACACGACCGACCTGCTCCGGGCGATCGTCTACGGCGGCCTCCCGGTCGCGAGCGCCGCGTTCGTCCTCTACGTCGGTTCGATCACCCGGGACGCCTCCGGCGGTCGGCGGTCGGACGCCGACCCCGACCCGCGTCGCCTCCTCGCGGCGAACGTCCGGGCGACGGGCGACGGGGAGGCGGCCGGAGCGGCCGACGCGGCCGACGCGGAAACCACGAGGGCGGACGGCGGAGCCGCCGGACGTGACGCGAACGGGACCGACGGGTGGACCGCGAATCGGGAGCGACTCGCCGCCTACGACCGGTTCGATCGGCTACTCGGTCTGCTCCGCCGACCGGGGGAGACCCTGCTCGACCGGCCTGCGACGACGGCGCTGCTCACCGTCCCCGTCGGGCTCTGGTGGGTGTGGTTCCGGGCGGAACCGATCCCGCTCTCGCCGCTTTCGGCCCTCCGGGCGCTCGACTCGCCCGCCGTCGAGGCGACGCTGTTCGTGCTGGTCGGCTTCGGACTGGCCTACGAACTCGACAAGCGGCGGACGAGGGCGATCGAACGGGCGGTGCCCGACTTCCTCGATCGGATGGCGAGCGTCAACGAGGCCGGCCTCACCGTCGTCGGGAGCGTCCGACGGCTCACGCGGACCGACCTCGGGGCCCTGACGCCCGAACTCCGGCGGACCTGGCGCGACGTCCAGTGGGGTGCCGACGTCTCGACGGCGCTCGAACGCATGGAGGGGCGGGTGAACTCGCCGGCGGTCTCCCGCGCGGTCGCGCTCGTCACGAACGCGATCGAGGCGAGCGACGACGTCGCGCCGGTGCTCGAGATCGCCGCCGACGAGACGCGCGCGACCCAGCGGCTGCGCAGGGAGCGCCGGCAGGTGATGGTCACCTACCTGCTCGTCATCTACGTCTCGTTCGCCGTGTTCCTCGGCATCGTGGCCGCGCTGTCCGTCTCGTTCGTCCCGGCGATCGAGAACGCCGGGCTCTCCGGGTCGACGGGCGGCGTTCCGGGGACGTCGATGGGCGTCTTCGGCGGGATCGAGGACGTCCCGACCGGGGCGTACGTGCTCCTGTTCTACCACGCCGCGGTCGTCCAGGCGATCTGTTCGGGGCTCGTCGCGGGCCAGCTCGGCGAGGGACGCCCCGCGGACGGCGTGAAACACGCGTGCGTGATGCTCCTCGCGGCATACGTCACCTTCGCGGTGATCGGCCCGTGA
- the hisF gene encoding imidazole glycerol phosphate synthase subunit HisF, translating to MPLTKRVIPCIDVDLDGDGNAAVYTGVNFENLRYTGDPVELASKYNEAGADEFVFLDITASAEGRETMLDTVSAVADEVFIPLTVGGGIRTREDVRETLRAGADKVSINSGAIANPELITKGAESFGSQCIVISVDSKRRFDERGEHYVEVDGESCWFECTVKGGREGTGLDAVEWAVEAEERGAGELFVNSIDADGTEEGYDVPLTKAVCDAVSTPVIASSGCGGPEDMYEVFTDAGADAALAASIFHFDEYAIDETKAYLHEHGLPIRL from the coding sequence ATGCCACTGACCAAACGAGTCATCCCCTGCATCGACGTCGACCTCGACGGGGACGGGAACGCCGCCGTCTACACGGGGGTCAACTTCGAGAACCTCCGCTACACCGGCGACCCCGTCGAACTGGCGAGCAAGTACAACGAGGCCGGGGCCGACGAGTTCGTCTTTCTGGACATCACCGCCTCCGCGGAGGGGCGCGAGACGATGTTGGACACCGTCTCTGCGGTCGCCGACGAGGTGTTCATCCCGCTCACCGTCGGCGGCGGGATCAGGACCCGCGAGGACGTCAGGGAGACACTCCGGGCCGGCGCGGACAAGGTCTCGATCAACTCCGGCGCGATCGCGAACCCGGAGCTGATCACGAAGGGCGCCGAGTCGTTCGGGAGCCAGTGCATCGTCATCTCGGTCGACTCGAAGCGCCGCTTCGACGAGCGGGGCGAACACTACGTCGAGGTCGACGGCGAGTCGTGCTGGTTCGAGTGCACCGTCAAGGGCGGCCGCGAGGGAACCGGCCTCGACGCGGTCGAGTGGGCCGTCGAGGCGGAGGAGCGCGGCGCGGGCGAGCTGTTCGTCAACTCCATCGACGCCGACGGCACCGAGGAGGGCTACGACGTTCCCCTCACGAAGGCGGTCTGTGACGCCGTCTCGACGCCGGTGATCGCCTCCTCCGGGTGTGGCGGGCCCGAGGACATGTACGAGGTGTTCACGGACGCCGGCGCCGACGCGGCCCTGGCGGCCTCCATCTTCCACTTCGACGAGTACGCCATCGACGAGACGAAGGCGTACCTCCACGAGCACGGACTCCCCATTCGGCTGTAG
- a CDS encoding DUF7549 family protein encodes MVWVRSEYAGELAVVSTWFAALIPWNVLYGDAFGGSVLLVRFPLLEIQYAFGVPFTEATSVRDPVSAYRLQAGQPVADAYAAWLVGAALLAVALAVSAYYYREEERAESWPVDPVSVLGGLLVACGVVFAAASALLVGGVLGVDLGGGGLDGISIPVGVAFYLAFGAVLLRAEQVT; translated from the coding sequence ATGGTCTGGGTCCGCTCCGAGTACGCCGGCGAACTCGCGGTGGTCTCGACGTGGTTCGCCGCGCTCATCCCCTGGAATGTCCTGTACGGGGACGCCTTCGGGGGGAGCGTCCTGCTCGTCCGGTTCCCGCTGCTCGAGATCCAGTACGCGTTCGGCGTCCCGTTCACCGAGGCGACGAGCGTCCGCGACCCCGTCTCGGCCTACCGGCTCCAGGCCGGACAGCCCGTCGCGGACGCCTACGCAGCGTGGCTCGTCGGCGCCGCGCTCCTCGCCGTCGCGCTCGCCGTCTCGGCGTACTACTACCGGGAGGAGGAACGGGCCGAGTCGTGGCCGGTCGACCCGGTGTCGGTCCTCGGCGGCCTGCTCGTCGCCTGCGGCGTCGTCTTCGCGGCCGCGTCGGCGCTGCTCGTGGGGGGCGTCCTCGGCGTCGACCTCGGCGGCGGCGGGCTGGACGGCATCTCGATCCCCGTCGGCGTCGCGTTCTACCTCGCGTTCGGGGCCGTGCTACTGCGGGCCGAGCAGGTCACCTGA
- a CDS encoding DNA-directed RNA polymerase subunit L, producing MELRVLDKTDEELRIEVADEDHTFMNVLKGALLESDDVGAATYDMNPEQSGGQTEPILSIKTEDGVDPLDALEEAANSVSDRMGTLYGEIEDAFASAA from the coding sequence ATGGAACTCCGCGTGCTGGACAAGACGGACGAGGAACTCCGCATCGAGGTCGCGGACGAGGACCACACGTTCATGAACGTCCTCAAGGGCGCGCTGCTCGAGTCCGACGACGTCGGGGCGGCGACCTACGACATGAACCCCGAGCAGTCGGGCGGGCAGACCGAGCCGATCCTCTCGATCAAGACCGAGGACGGCGTCGACCCGCTCGACGCGCTGGAGGAGGCCGCGAACTCCGTCAGCGACCGGATGGGGACGCTGTACGGCGAGATCGAGGACGCGTTCGCGTCGGCGGCCTGA
- a CDS encoding DUF1684 domain-containing protein, protein MSDDADYVEAVREHRRRKDEFLAEHPQSPIPSDRRAGFEGLPYFDPDPAYRVEAPLHEHDDPGEITVETTQNGERRYRNVGEFRFELDGGAVTLQAYRSPGDERRLWVPFRDATSGEGTYPAGRYLDLEDPADRTADGDWVLDFNGAYSPYCAYSEAYECPLVPTENWLDVAVEAGEKYEAGT, encoded by the coding sequence GTGAGCGACGACGCCGACTACGTCGAGGCGGTCCGCGAGCACCGACGACGGAAGGACGAGTTCCTCGCGGAACACCCGCAGTCGCCGATCCCGAGCGATCGGCGGGCGGGGTTCGAGGGGCTCCCGTACTTCGACCCGGATCCGGCCTACCGCGTCGAGGCTCCCCTGCACGAGCACGACGACCCCGGGGAGATCACCGTCGAGACGACCCAGAACGGGGAGCGACGCTACCGGAACGTCGGCGAGTTCCGGTTCGAACTGGACGGCGGGGCGGTGACGCTCCAGGCGTACCGATCGCCCGGCGACGAACGCCGGTTGTGGGTCCCGTTCCGCGACGCGACGAGCGGCGAGGGGACGTACCCGGCCGGGCGGTACCTCGACCTCGAGGACCCCGCCGACCGGACGGCCGACGGCGACTGGGTGCTCGACTTCAACGGGGCGTACAGCCCCTACTGCGCGTACTCGGAGGCGTACGAGTGCCCGCTCGTTCCGACGGAGAACTGGCTCGACGTGGCAGTGGAGGCCGGTGAGAAGTACGAAGCCGGGACGTAG
- a CDS encoding uracil-DNA glycosylase family protein: MKNVTDRVSNPFGMSPDCDRFVPGYGDANADFHVVGDHPGAHGGVETGVPFTGTPAAERLQDALAEGGLLRATGDTPEVASTFLSYLHMCVPDGEPTPAAYADMERFFDAELRAIAAHVLLPVGERATEHVLETYTAQAWKTDVDMAELHGTELRGSGWLVLPIRDPREWDGTDGPELVESLRTLRSTDFRRVSDLGRFLPGEDPYLVR; the protein is encoded by the coding sequence GTGAAGAACGTCACCGACCGCGTGTCGAACCCGTTCGGGATGAGCCCGGACTGCGACCGGTTCGTGCCGGGCTACGGCGACGCGAACGCCGACTTCCACGTCGTCGGTGACCACCCGGGCGCCCACGGCGGCGTCGAGACGGGGGTGCCGTTCACGGGGACGCCCGCGGCCGAACGCCTGCAGGACGCGCTCGCGGAGGGAGGGCTCCTCCGGGCGACCGGCGACACCCCCGAGGTGGCGTCGACGTTCCTCTCGTATCTCCACATGTGCGTGCCCGACGGCGAGCCGACGCCCGCGGCGTACGCCGACATGGAGCGCTTCTTCGACGCGGAACTCAGGGCGATCGCGGCCCACGTCCTGCTCCCCGTGGGCGAGCGGGCGACCGAGCACGTCCTCGAGACGTACACCGCGCAGGCCTGGAAGACGGACGTCGACATGGCGGAGCTCCACGGGACCGAACTCCGGGGGTCGGGGTGGCTCGTGCTGCCGATCCGGGACCCGCGCGAGTGGGACGGGACGGACGGCCCCGAACTCGTCGAGTCGCTTCGGACCCTCCGGTCGACCGACTTCCGGCGCGTCTCCGACCTCGGCCGGTTCCTCCCGGGCGAGGACCCGTACCTCGTTCGGTGA
- a CDS encoding type II/IV secretion system ATPase subunit: MSGDLADGDGGGGRLAELRHRIGRTVEMLRGTDVDVRPLDPGDDGPFASHTLPDAHEEIERYWVNAPYAYVVVSYDSEASEHRYHAVEPDLDGFELSLLRRVVDDIRDPLLYRSDDGADYENVLRGELEALLEGYGVECDMRTFHSVLYYLARDFRGFGRIDPLLNDRHIEDVSCDGYDLPIFVYHDEYTDVRTNVAFGREELDDYVVRLAQQSGRHISVGDPIVETTLPDGSRAELALGEEVTPRGSAFTIRQYAEEPFTPIDLIEYGTFSVEQMAYFWLCIEHNKSLIFAGGTASGKTTSMNAVSMFIPPRSKVLTIEDTRELSLYHDNWLSSVTRERLHEGTDIDMYDLLRSALRHRPEYIVVGEVRGAEAVTLFQAMNTGHTTFSTMHADSIETVINRLENDPINVPRAMVQSLDVLSVQTLTRFDEGRVRRARTVGEIGGIDQRTGELDYSSSFAWDPESDSFRSNESDLLAEIQDERGWSRAELLRELRNREAFLERLGERGVNDYRRFTALVNEYYADADRVMERLEADEPLGTVGAESGSEGVQPDEHGPGGVDGGTNGPEREPGTDDAGDRGG, from the coding sequence ATGTCGGGGGACCTGGCTGACGGCGACGGTGGAGGGGGTCGGCTCGCCGAGCTCCGCCACCGCATCGGCCGGACGGTGGAGATGCTCCGCGGGACGGACGTCGACGTCCGGCCGCTCGACCCCGGCGATGACGGTCCGTTCGCCTCGCACACGCTCCCGGACGCGCACGAGGAGATCGAGCGCTACTGGGTGAACGCACCGTACGCCTACGTCGTCGTCAGCTACGATTCGGAGGCGAGCGAGCACCGCTATCACGCCGTCGAACCGGACCTGGACGGGTTCGAACTGTCGCTCCTGCGGCGGGTCGTCGACGACATCCGCGACCCGCTGTTGTACCGCTCGGACGACGGGGCGGATTACGAGAACGTCCTCCGGGGGGAACTGGAGGCGCTCCTCGAGGGGTACGGCGTGGAGTGTGACATGCGGACGTTCCACTCCGTCCTGTACTACCTCGCGCGCGACTTCCGCGGGTTCGGCAGGATCGACCCGCTGCTCAACGACCGGCACATCGAGGACGTCTCCTGTGACGGCTACGACCTGCCGATCTTCGTCTACCACGACGAGTACACCGACGTCCGGACGAACGTCGCGTTCGGCCGGGAGGAACTGGACGACTACGTCGTCAGGCTCGCCCAGCAGTCCGGGCGACACATCTCGGTCGGCGACCCCATCGTCGAGACGACGCTGCCGGACGGCTCCCGCGCGGAACTGGCGCTCGGCGAGGAGGTGACCCCGCGGGGATCGGCGTTCACCATCCGCCAGTACGCGGAGGAGCCGTTCACGCCGATCGACCTGATCGAGTACGGCACCTTCAGCGTCGAGCAGATGGCGTACTTCTGGCTCTGCATCGAGCACAACAAGAGCCTCATATTCGCCGGGGGGACGGCCTCGGGCAAGACGACCTCGATGAACGCGGTGTCGATGTTCATCCCGCCGCGCTCGAAGGTGCTCACGATCGAGGACACCCGGGAGCTCTCGCTGTACCACGACAACTGGCTCTCCTCGGTCACCCGCGAGCGCCTCCACGAGGGGACGGACATCGACATGTACGACCTGCTGCGCTCCGCGCTCCGCCACAGGCCCGAGTACATCGTCGTCGGCGAGGTGCGGGGCGCGGAGGCGGTCACCCTGTTCCAGGCGATGAACACGGGCCACACGACGTTCTCCACGATGCACGCCGACTCCATCGAGACGGTGATCAACCGCCTCGAGAACGACCCGATCAACGTCCCCCGCGCGATGGTTCAGAGCCTCGACGTCCTCTCGGTCCAGACGCTGACCCGGTTCGACGAGGGGCGGGTCCGACGCGCACGGACCGTCGGCGAGATCGGCGGCATCGACCAGCGGACCGGAGAACTCGACTACTCCTCGTCGTTCGCGTGGGACCCGGAGTCCGACTCGTTCCGGTCGAACGAGTCGGACCTCCTGGCGGAGATCCAGGACGAACGTGGGTGGTCCCGCGCCGAACTGCTCCGGGAACTCCGGAACCGCGAGGCGTTCCTCGAACGCCTGGGGGAACGCGGCGTCAACGACTACCGCCGCTTCACGGCGCTCGTCAACGAGTACTACGCGGACGCCGACCGCGTGATGGAACGGCTCGAGGCGGACGAGCCCCTGGGAACGGTCGGGGCCGAGTCCGGGTCCGAGGGGGTCCAACCCGACGAGCACGGGCCCGGCGGGGTGGACGGCGGAACGAACGGACCGGAACGGGAGCCGGGGACGGACGACGCGGGGGACCGCGGCGGGTAA
- a CDS encoding DUF5793 family protein, with protein sequence MRRDYFELDVEQVDWVDTDGEPRQPRVYIDFHGPDGLLRDRLTGSDGELLEAEETDVAFRLRESHEGNPSAKGVVGVTNRITGDFVLELNEEADDVLRFIRAAREYGRHDASDGSYRVEISVDGERLVTYEKRTFLVYDREGNLLRRESLIPPGVEL encoded by the coding sequence ATGAGGCGCGACTACTTCGAGCTGGACGTGGAGCAGGTCGACTGGGTCGACACCGACGGGGAGCCGCGGCAGCCCCGCGTGTACATCGACTTTCACGGTCCGGACGGGTTGCTCAGGGACCGTCTCACCGGCTCGGACGGCGAACTCCTCGAGGCCGAGGAGACCGACGTCGCGTTCCGCCTCCGGGAGTCACACGAGGGGAACCCGAGTGCGAAGGGGGTCGTCGGCGTGACGAACCGCATCACGGGCGACTTCGTGCTCGAACTCAACGAGGAGGCCGACGACGTCCTCCGGTTCATCCGCGCTGCCCGGGAGTACGGTCGCCACGACGCGAGCGACGGAAGCTACCGGGTCGAGATCTCGGTCGACGGGGAGCGGCTCGTCACCTACGAGAAGCGGACGTTCCTCGTGTACGACCGCGAGGGGAACCTGCTCCGCCGGGAGAGTCTCATCCCGCCGGGCGTCGAACTGTAG